In Streptomyces durocortorensis, a genomic segment contains:
- a CDS encoding phosphotransferase has translation MHTGQLLGSGRTADVYALDGSWVLRRYRDHTDSTEELAVMAYVGAFGFPVPRIGLPIEGARPTDLVLQRLSGPTMAEALLAGTLGVAEAGALLARLLRELHAIPPRVSANPEDRVLHLDLHPENVMLTGGGAVVIDWSTAAEGPPGLDRAMSALTLARTALDPAFPAGPQVRTLLAALLAELADDGGAPLADLALARTRQRANPHLTEHERGCLEEAVGLVIGCAPEGRA, from the coding sequence ATGCACACAGGGCAACTGCTGGGCTCGGGACGCACCGCCGACGTGTACGCACTCGACGGCTCCTGGGTCCTTCGCCGCTACCGCGACCACACGGACAGCACCGAGGAGCTGGCGGTGATGGCGTACGTCGGCGCCTTCGGCTTCCCGGTGCCGCGGATCGGCCTGCCCATCGAGGGGGCCCGCCCCACGGACCTGGTGCTCCAGCGACTGTCCGGCCCCACCATGGCCGAGGCCCTGCTGGCCGGGACGCTCGGTGTGGCCGAGGCGGGCGCGCTGCTGGCCCGGCTGCTGCGCGAGCTCCACGCGATTCCGCCCCGGGTGTCGGCGAACCCGGAGGACCGCGTGCTCCACCTGGACCTGCATCCGGAGAACGTGATGCTGACGGGCGGGGGCGCGGTGGTGATCGACTGGTCCACCGCGGCGGAGGGCCCGCCCGGCCTGGACCGGGCGATGTCGGCGCTGACCCTGGCCCGGACCGCCCTCGACCCCGCGTTCCCGGCCGGGCCCCAGGTCCGTACGCTGCTGGCGGCCCTGCTCGCGGAGCTCGCCGACGACGGCGGCGCACCCCTCGCCGACCTGGCCCTGGCCCGCACCCGCCAACGGGCGAACCCGCACCTGACGGAGCACGAGCGGGGCTGCCTGGAGGAGGCGGTGGGCCTGGTGATCGGGTGCGCTCCTGAGGGGCGGGCGTGA
- a CDS encoding carbohydrate-binding protein, with protein MERTTLRRRAFAVGTATVALGALALAGLTGVASAGSAGPAAPPVSADSLSPGLLAAMERDLGLDAEAARARIANEYRAAAVATGLEKSLGASFAGARVSGDEAALTVATTDASQTARITDAGARAEVVGHSLDRLEGVKETLDKAALRKAPKDVPVWYVDVEANKVVVNAASDSAARVFLKEAGVGTDLVTVVRSAEQPRALADIRGGDAYYMNPSGRCSVGFSVKRGTQNGFVTAGHCGRVGTTTNGVNQQAQGTFQGSTFPGRDYAWVATNANWVAKPLVNGYGRGDVTVTGSTPSVVGASVCRSGSTTGWHCGTIQQLNTSVTYPEGTISGVTRTSVCAEPGDSGGSYISGSQAQGVTSGGSGNCRTGGTTYFQPLLPALQAYGLTLVTSGTPTDPPTTPPTDPPTDPPGGTWAAGTTYATGATVTYGGATYRCLQGHTAQPGWTPPVVPALWQRV; from the coding sequence GTGGAGAGAACCACGCTCCGCAGACGCGCCTTCGCCGTCGGCACCGCCACGGTGGCCCTGGGCGCACTCGCCCTCGCCGGGCTGACCGGAGTGGCGTCGGCCGGCTCCGCGGGCCCCGCCGCCCCACCGGTATCCGCCGACAGCCTGTCGCCCGGACTGCTGGCCGCCATGGAGCGCGACCTCGGACTCGACGCGGAGGCCGCCAGGGCCCGGATAGCGAACGAGTACCGCGCCGCCGCCGTCGCCACCGGGCTGGAGAAGTCCCTCGGCGCCAGCTTCGCCGGGGCCCGGGTCAGCGGCGACGAGGCGGCTCTGACCGTCGCCACCACCGACGCCTCCCAGACCGCCCGCATCACCGATGCCGGGGCGAGGGCCGAGGTCGTCGGCCACAGCCTCGACCGGCTCGAAGGCGTCAAGGAGACCCTCGACAAGGCCGCGCTGCGCAAGGCGCCGAAGGACGTACCCGTCTGGTACGTCGACGTCGAGGCCAACAAGGTCGTCGTGAACGCCGCCAGCGACTCGGCGGCCCGGGTGTTCCTGAAGGAGGCCGGGGTCGGCACGGACCTCGTCACCGTCGTCCGGTCCGCCGAGCAGCCCCGCGCCCTCGCGGACATCCGGGGCGGCGACGCGTACTACATGAACCCCTCCGGCCGTTGCTCCGTCGGCTTCTCGGTCAAGCGCGGCACCCAGAACGGCTTCGTCACCGCCGGCCACTGCGGCCGGGTCGGCACCACGACCAACGGCGTCAACCAGCAGGCCCAGGGCACCTTCCAGGGCTCGACCTTCCCCGGCCGCGACTACGCCTGGGTCGCCACCAACGCCAACTGGGTGGCGAAGCCCCTGGTCAACGGCTACGGGCGCGGCGACGTCACCGTCACCGGCTCCACCCCGTCCGTCGTCGGCGCCTCCGTCTGCCGCTCCGGCTCCACCACCGGCTGGCACTGCGGCACCATCCAGCAGCTCAACACCAGCGTCACCTACCCGGAGGGCACCATCTCCGGAGTGACCCGCACCAGCGTCTGCGCCGAACCGGGCGACTCCGGCGGCTCGTACATCTCCGGCAGCCAGGCCCAGGGCGTCACCTCCGGCGGCTCCGGCAACTGCCGGACCGGCGGTACGACGTACTTCCAGCCGCTCCTCCCGGCGCTCCAGGCGTACGGGCTGACGCTGGTCACCAGCGGGACCCCGACCGACCCGCCCACCACGCCGCCGACCGACCCGCCCACCGACCCGCCGGGCGGCACCTGGGCGGCCGGCACCACGTACGCCACCGGGGCCACCGTGACGTACGGCGGAGCGACCTACCGCTGCCTCCAGGGGCACACGGCCCAGCCCGGCTGGACCCCGCCCGTCGTACCCGCCCTCTG